The DNA segment ccgaaacgtcgagagtacgtagttttttacaaaaataaatcgcgCGTAGTTTATcagaaaaatactagtttcattgaaatgaataaaactcgcgaaaatcttagatctcattaatagaGATATGTTTACACACTTACACCTTGGTGGTGCGTGGTGGATATTTGGGACGAACTCCTGACTGCTTCAACTGCAGTACAATAGACCGTAGACGTGCTACATCGCGTCCACGTCTCGGTCCAAAGTCACACAGTTCAGAAACGCGTGCCCATTCATTGGAATCCTCGAGTCCGTCTTCCGAGCCCCTTGCCAAAGCCTTCTCGGCATTTCTGTTTGGACAAATGTTGTTTAATATCACAGCCACACATGTATCAGTTGAACTGTAACACATGGAAGTTACTTATTGGCCCCAAAATCTTCCgtttaataaacaatgatGATGATTCCTTcggtatattaatttgatgaGGAATGGATAACTTCACAAATTTGTtaagtaacatataaattcaaaGTGACGAAACAACAAAGCCTGCACCAAGAAACCGTGTTAGTGCCCCTTTAACACTACATACTCACTTAGCGGACTCCCTGCCAGCATTGAAaaggaaattttttattagtacagTCTCAACGTgcttataagaattttttacacTAAAATTACTACAAGGGTAATTGCATCGAAACAATGATTATCATGTCgagaaataataagaaatatgtaGAAGAATTTACTATAATGATTTAGCATGCTtcgtaaataattcaaaaattccATTCAGTTCTAGTCTTACATGTTCTGCTATAGCATTAACATtctaatatatgtaatgttacatttttacatatattttttactgtaatatattttctctgaTAATCTATTACGTAATACATGCCTGTTAGCTGCTTTGGTCTTAGATATTTGTTCCTCGTGAGTTTTATACCAATCCTCCAGCTCTTTTTTAGCTACTTTTAACATTTCCTGCTTCTTTTCTTCTTCCTCGGCATCTAAATTGAATAAACATCGTGaatgtgttatattatatgcaactttataaagaaaaagattAATGTAAcctttttggtttatttttattgtatgtaatgTTATTATCATGACTTTCAGTTATCGATATATTACCTTTTTCCTCCAACCTTTTTTTCTGTTCTTCCCTCCACAGTTTAATCTTTTCTGGTTCTTCTCTTTCCTGACGGAACACTGGTGTCACAGGAGCCACGGCAGGTGCGGACGGCTCTTCATCCATCAAATCATTAGCTTCAAATACTGCAGAACTTGGTATttctaaacaaattaattttcaagttAAAACCAAGAATGTAATGAATTCTAATAGAGTATAAAATCAAATCGAAAATACGAATTAATACCCTGTCAGGCTTACAGACTTATTGAACATATGGcatattatagataatatattgtaacatatTGAATGCCAGTGCTATGCCATGTCATGTTCCATGTATGTAAAACCCATTTCACGGTCTGCATACAATCCCAA comes from the Danaus plexippus chromosome 15, MEX_DaPlex, whole genome shotgun sequence genome and includes:
- the LOC116766288 gene encoding clathrin light chain isoform X2, yielding MDDFGDNFVQTEVDPAAEFLAREQNQLAGLEDELETGAPPPLAVSSGSNGLDDFVEIPSSAVFEANDLMDEEPSAPAVAPVTPVFRQEREEPEKIKLWREEQKKRLEEKDAEEEEKKQEMLKVAKKELEDWYKTHEEQISKTKAANRNAEKALARGSEDGLEDSNEWARVSELCDFGPRRGRDVARLRSIVLQLKQSGVRPKYPPRTTKVA
- the LOC116766288 gene encoding clathrin light chain isoform X1, producing MDDFGDNFVQTEVDPAAEFLAREQNQLAGLEDELETGAPPPLAVSSGSNGLDDFVEIPSSAVFEANDLMDEEPSAPAVAPVTPVFRQEREEPEKIKLWREEQKKRLEEKDAEEEEKKQEMLKVAKKELEDWYKTHEEQISKTKAANRESAKNAEKALARGSEDGLEDSNEWARVSELCDFGPRRGRDVARLRSIVLQLKQSGVRPKYPPRTTKVA